In Euphorbia lathyris chromosome 10, ddEupLath1.1, whole genome shotgun sequence, a single genomic region encodes these proteins:
- the LOC136209439 gene encoding uncharacterized protein: protein MQMDIQARRFYGFSSSTLQSFSSSPFISHSYSYLRPFCSQKNAGQPKRKGDDENGDRFSTDWDKAWSKFKKQGKKSLFSQFSPNKYVSWNPRRSDYPLSEEVDPIKRAERSNLMLWTSPRFTLFGAIIIVTLLLVYTLLYPTR, encoded by the exons ATGCAAATGGATATTCAAGCTCGTCGCTTCTATGGCTTCTCCTCTTCAACATTACAATCCTTTTCTTCATCTCCCTTCATTTCTCATAGTTACTCTTATCTCAGACCTTTCTGCTCCCAGAAAAACGCCGGACAACCCAAGCGAAAAGGCGATGACGAAAACG GTGATAGGTTCTCAACAGACTGGGACAAAGCCTGGTCCAAGTTCAAGAAACAGGGGAAGAAATCACTTTTTTCGCAGTTCTCTCCAAACAAATATGTGAGTTGGAATCCTAGGCGCTCCGACTACCCACTTTCTGAAGAGGTTGATCCTATAAAGAGAGCAGAGAGGTCAAACCTCATGTTATGGACCAGTCCAAGGTTTACTCTGTTTGGCGCCATTATTATTGTCACATTGCTTTTGGTCTACACTCTTCTTTATCCAACTAGGTGA